Proteins encoded in a region of the Isoalcanivorax pacificus W11-5 genome:
- a CDS encoding DUF1788 domain-containing protein: MPMQERLQHLFSVVSGQRFLNRQGLGNEVPFFICPYGPKEAVEMDRLQRQLVNRLEQAGIRILSINLYDLTVDILKERDIWEQVFELEPTVSKDQLKELLQGVLDPEAHLVPAIAAKLQSVEFDVLFLSGVGEVFPYIRSHNVLNNLQSTAKDQPTVMFFPGSYTHSLETGASLDLFGRLHDDKYYRAFNIFHYEA; encoded by the coding sequence ATGCCTATGCAGGAACGGCTACAGCACCTGTTTAGCGTGGTTTCTGGCCAGCGATTCCTGAACAGGCAGGGGTTGGGTAACGAGGTCCCTTTCTTCATCTGCCCCTACGGGCCTAAAGAAGCGGTCGAAATGGACCGTCTTCAGCGGCAGCTGGTTAACCGACTGGAGCAGGCGGGCATCCGGATACTGAGCATCAACCTGTATGACCTTACCGTCGATATTTTGAAAGAGAGAGACATCTGGGAGCAGGTGTTCGAGCTCGAGCCCACGGTCTCAAAGGATCAGCTGAAAGAACTGTTACAAGGCGTGCTGGACCCGGAAGCCCATTTGGTGCCCGCTATTGCGGCAAAACTCCAGTCTGTTGAGTTTGACGTGCTGTTTCTCTCAGGGGTGGGCGAGGTCTTCCCCTACATACGCTCCCATAACGTGCTCAATAACTTGCAGAGCACTGCCAAAGACCAGCCAACGGTAATGTTCTTCCCGGGCTCCTATACCCACTCGCTGGAAACCGGAGCATCATTGGATCTTTTCGGCAGGCTGCATGACGACAAGTACTACCGGGCGTTCAACATCTTTCATTACGAAGCCTGA
- a CDS encoding DUF1819 family protein, with protein MTQGRYRISFTSGSLYHRESVKLAELYVSLRDWEKVRAQALRDNLLQARTESTAMRTCREAIARLKRLNDDELAFLAEANYHDQAHLLWVAVCRLYRFIADFAMEVVRERFVAMKLDLSFEDFDAFYNRKSEWHDELDNASASTRDKLRQVLFRMLREAGLLAKDKTINAALLSPSLIELLRQKNPEAFLYFPVYESDIKGMSK; from the coding sequence ATGACCCAAGGCAGGTATCGCATCTCCTTCACGTCCGGCAGCCTGTATCACCGCGAATCGGTGAAGCTCGCAGAGCTCTACGTGTCACTCCGTGACTGGGAAAAGGTGCGTGCTCAAGCGTTGCGTGACAACTTGCTTCAGGCCAGAACAGAAAGCACGGCAATGCGCACTTGTAGAGAGGCAATTGCTCGCCTGAAGAGATTGAACGATGACGAACTGGCTTTCCTGGCCGAGGCAAACTACCACGACCAGGCTCACCTTCTATGGGTTGCGGTGTGCCGTCTTTATCGCTTTATTGCGGATTTTGCGATGGAAGTAGTTCGCGAACGGTTTGTTGCGATGAAATTGGATCTCAGTTTTGAGGATTTCGATGCCTTCTATAATCGTAAATCAGAATGGCATGACGAGCTCGATAATGCCAGCGCTTCAACACGCGATAAGTTGAGGCAGGTCCTGTTCAGAATGCTGCGGGAGGCTGGGCTGCTGGCTAAGGACAAAACCATCAACGCCGCGCTGCTTAGCCCTAGCTTGATTGAGTTGCTTCGACAAAAAAATCCTGAGGCGTTTCTTTACTTTCCAGTCTACGAATCAGATATCAAGGGGATGTCAAAGTGA
- a CDS encoding helix-turn-helix domain-containing protein: protein MAEMEDRWLSVDEIGKHLGVSNDTVYRWIDKHSMPAHRMGRFWKFKKVEVDEWVKAGGAAETSKGERSE from the coding sequence ATGGCCGAGATGGAAGATCGTTGGTTATCCGTAGACGAAATAGGCAAACACCTCGGTGTCAGCAACGATACCGTGTATCGCTGGATCGACAAGCACTCAATGCCTGCCCACCGCATGGGGCGCTTTTGGAAGTTCAAGAAAGTGGAAGTAGACGAGTGGGTCAAAGCCGGTGGAGCCGCCGAGACGAGCAAAGGTGAGCGTTCCGAATGA